TAAAAAATTTCAACTTTTTTTTGGAAAGAATTCATGTGTCCCCAATGGGCCTTCCAACGTGATTGTTGCTAAGTTCTGTTCATACTCCATACTCCATAGTTTTACCCGTTTGGTCCTTCTCACTTTCCAACTATAAAAGCAACTGAAGCTCCTTCTACTTCTTTTCAGTCTTCAACACCAAGCTCTGCTCTCTTCTAGAGCAAGAACATACACTTCTTCAGTTCTTCCTCTATCTCTTTCGCTTTAGACCCCAGATTCTGTAGTTAAAATGGCAGTGACACTTGTATCTACACTTTGTTTGGCTTTGTTCGTTGCTGTTTCAGCTTCTGCTGTTATTCAGCCAAGAGTACCTGAAGGTAATGCTCCCATCTAAGTCTCTTCCAAAGTGAAACACTAGAtctatgtttttgttttgttttgttttttatagTAGAGTCTGTGCTTCATTTTCCTTTTCTCAATGTGTCTGATGCttcatttaaaaatattttcctgTTCAGCGTTACGCACTCACACTTCCATACTGACCACTGTTGTCTAATGTTATTTCTACTCCTTCAATAGaccaaaaaacaaaagaaagaaaaaaaataccaaaaaggtGATGGATCCGTCACTTTTAAATTTTCAACACCCACCACTATTTTTGTTTCTATAATGAGACTTACAGATAATGACAATTTTAAGGGAAAAATGTTTTTTGGCACTTGACCAAACTGAAAATGAACTTTTATTTTTCCAATCTTCACTTAACAGTAAATACTGGCTATGTGCTTGGATTTGATAAGTTGGACAGACTGATTGAAACTGCGTTTCTGGACAGCTTACCTTCAAAATGGAAATTTTGAGGAGCAACCAAACCCCAAATCCCTCCAGAAAACCAAACTCATTGGAAAATTTGCGTTACCAAAATGGGAGATCAATGGTTTGGTTGAGTATGTCACCGGAGGTCCACAACCCGGAGGCATGTTCTTCCCAGTGACTCATGGCATACATGCTGTAAGGCTTGGCAATGAAGCCTCAATCTCTCAGACCATCAAGGTCAAACCTGGCCAATACTACGCGCTCATTCTCGGCGCGTCGAGGACTTGTGCACAAGACGAAGTCCTAAGGATCTCTGTGCCTCCACAGACTGGAGATGTTCCTCTGCAGACACTGTATAGCCTCAATGGTGATGTCATTGCTTGGGGATTCAAGGCCACTTCTAATGTCGCTAAAGTTACTTTCCACAACCCTGGAGTTCAGGAAGATCCGGCTTGTGGTCCGCTTTTGGATGCCATTGCTATCAGAGAGTTTTACCCTCCATTGCCTTCAAGAGGTAATGAACCTTAACATATTTGAATTTTATAACATGCTACCAGTGTATGAATTGTTAAGTATCTTGCTAATTTGTTCTTCATATGGCATTATTTTTGGGGTAACGTTATTTGTATCAAGAATGCTGCTTGCACAccaaaatcagctactaaaatcagttactatgtatttatatataaatatttgtATAGTTTAACCtttttttagtatatattttgtatttcattGTATATTTTATACTGGTAGTTGATTTTGATCGATGATTTTGGTGTACACCTAGCATAACAGTATTTGTACACCAAATATAAGTGTCTATTTAGATATGATTTTAATATAATGGTGGAGATAGTAGATGACTGAAAATGAGAGGGAATGACATTTTTATCCCATGGTCATAAAGTGTTTATTTCAATGGAATACCAACTTTTATAcggttttttttatataaataaaacaaattttttatttaccaatatatgtaatttttaaattatttaccaATTTAAATATCCTCAAACACATTTCCGATCCTATGCCACCGTTTTTTAAAGAAGCTAGATCCCGGATAGTCAGCATTTGGGATGAGTAAGTATGTCAATTGAACAgaagaaattattttaatttccatgcTCTATGCTCTTTTGAGAAATTGAGATGGGCAATACATTTCTACTGTTAACtaaattctgtttttttttttttaaatttcttgttcacTATGCTTTTGGACCTATCAACATAATTACCTGTTTGATAATGAAATTATGTTGTCTCTTGTGCAGCTAATTTGGTTAAAAATCCGGGTTTTGAGGAGGGTCCATTCCCTATTTTCAATTCTACCAACGGTGTTCTGCTCCCTCCTGAACAGCAAGATTTGATGTCGCCGCTCCCCGGTTGGATCATCGAATCCCTGAAAGCCATTAAGTTCATAGATTCAAAGCATTTCAATATCCCATTCGGGTTGGGAGCAGTGGAACTGGTTGCAGGCAGGGAAAGTGCCATCGCCCAAATCATCAgaacagttaccaacaaagtcTACAACATCACATTTTCAGTTGGAGATGCCAAAAACGGCTGCCACGGATCCATGATGGTCGAAGCATTCGCCGCGAAGGACGCCTTCAAAGTTCCCTTCAAATCTGAAGGGAAGGGAAAATTCAGAACAGTGAGCTTCAAGTTCAAAGCAGTTGCACCAAGAACAAGGCTCACATTCTACAGCTCCTTCTACCATACCAGAATTGATGATTATGGATCTCTCTGTGGCCCTGTTCTTGACCAAGTTATAGTGTTTCCTGTCGCCTAAGTTATTAAACCATTAATGTAGTACTTAGTAATTATGATTTTTGCAAGTTACTTGAGCCTGCCTTCTGTATAATTGTACGAGACCATACCACTCCTTTACTCTAGTTTGCTGAGCACAAGACACcaattttaa
The DNA window shown above is from Arachis ipaensis cultivar K30076 chromosome B08, Araip1.1, whole genome shotgun sequence and carries:
- the LOC107613688 gene encoding uncharacterized protein LOC107613688; translated protein: MAVTLVSTLCLALFVAVSASAVIQPRVPEAYLQNGNFEEQPNPKSLQKTKLIGKFALPKWEINGLVEYVTGGPQPGGMFFPVTHGIHAVRLGNEASISQTIKVKPGQYYALILGASRTCAQDEVLRISVPPQTGDVPLQTLYSLNGDVIAWGFKATSNVAKVTFHNPGVQEDPACGPLLDAIAIREFYPPLPSRANLVKNPGFEEGPFPIFNSTNGVLLPPEQQDLMSPLPGWIIESLKAIKFIDSKHFNIPFGLGAVELVAGRESAIAQIIRTVTNKVYNITFSVGDAKNGCHGSMMVEAFAAKDAFKVPFKSEGKGKFRTVSFKFKAVAPRTRLTFYSSFYHTRIDDYGSLCGPVLDQVIVFPVA